Within the Debaryomyces hansenii CBS767 chromosome E complete sequence genome, the region GCAGTAATGAATCCTTGCATATCAGGTTCAGGGGtaccaaaatatttaaggTAAGCGTCATTACTAAGGAACGCCGACATCGATGAAATGTCGATACCGAACATCAACCCCGAAATACACGAAATAGTAGCAATgacataaatattataaatgtTTGGAAGTTTATCTAAGAATAATCTTAGTTTTAGAGCTGGTGCGACCAACTTTTCTTCATATCCCATCTTTTGAATTCACTCTAATTAtcttttatcaattttcaattgtatGGTTCATAAAAATGTCAAGTTTTAAATAACGATATTGCTCCCGTTTTATAAGATATTGGAATCTCATAAAATCGAGATTATCCGTCGCCTACAACacaataaaaaaaaatcgtATCATCAATTTACGAATAAATAATACTCGCATATCTTCAGGAGTTTGTGGGGCACATATAAATCTCATGCTGAAATACGGACAATTATTCCAAAGAGGGAAACTACACGAATTCTCCACATAACCGTTTAGGGCATACAACAGCATTGCAATTAGAAAAAATATAGCGGGGAGATGCATAAATACCATTTCGGAACAATCATACATGGAATTATAGGAAATAGATACCTTTACGAGAATTAAGAGGTTTCGAACCTCATATGAATCTCCATAAAAAGATGCAATCCTGCATTTGaagttaataaaatatacgCATTGTAACTTCAACTTGACGCCGTGCGAAATATACCATAACCGTACCacatttattttaattgttaCTGCAGGACGAAGCTCAGAGCATGATCATAAAAGTAAACTTTGATCCATTTATTCCGGTTCCAGAGAAACTGATGGCTGGCTTTCCCAATCACGTaattaatagaaattaGAGATATCTGGTATGACTATTATAGTATCGATGAGGGTCGATCAGAGATTGttcgaattatttaaaCCAGGGAATGGGTTAAGTTGGATCGCATACGTAAACAATACGATAATGTGTGAAATGACCGATTAGTAAGCGACATGGAATAAGTTGGTAGTGACTTCATATCAAGAGATTGATAATTTGGGCGTCATGTTTTCGAATAACATATTCTCCGTCCGTGTCTAATCCCGCTAATTCCGTGAGAGCTACAACTAGATACCGGTAATGAATTTGCTAGTGTGCATTGTAATTATCAACGTCGTCCTACTCAACTGAGTATTAGAAATAAGAACTCAAGAGATTTAGAAGCacaaatatttgtatatgACCCGCGAGGGtttcattctttttgaGTTTGAGACTACGTAAAGATCAAATCAGAACTTATACATAGATTCGATACAATCGAGcatcatttttttttgaaatgaGAGCTTCTAGGCCCAGtcaataaatgaattagtATAATCACACAACCTTATTGTTCTAATTTAGAAATTACGTACGTTAGTAATGTAACATAGATTCTAAATCACCGAGTTGTTTCGAAGATTAAAGTAATGGTGGCTTTATTACTTGGTCATTTAGGGATTCTATTAGATATTGCACTTGAACCCTTGAAGAGGAAGTAGCTTTGCTATTCCTTTTTTTGAATTAGTATGTCCAGCGGAATATTTGCGTGACTGcaatatattatttttcgAGGTCGGTAATTCTGCATATTCCGACAAAAATACGGAAAGTTGCAACCAACCTTTTATTATACATCTTTTATAAATTAGAATATGTTGAATACATACAAATATCTTGCTCTTGCAACATGAGAGTGGGGCATTAAAAAAAGAACAAGccaaatataatagaaattGTTGTAATGTGATTAATTGTTAATTTTAGAGaaactttatattttttgcGGAAAATTGTAAACTATGATAATTACTTTTTAATTGTTACTTATTAGAAGCCAAGagtttttatatttttcattttctaaaatcTATGACCAAAGTAAGGTCAACCACTGCAAACCTTTCAATGGTTCTAATGGGGGTTCTGGGTTTTCTTCATAATTCGCGAATAAGCTGGCCAAATCCACATCCTCAGGCTTGATCAATTTGGTTCCTTTGAAACATTTCCAAAAGATATATAACACTGCGAACAACGGAATCACGAAATACGAActgaaaaatgatgatatcaGAAAATTACCCTGcaagaaattggaaaatCCACTTGTTAGCAATATTAGTgcagaaaaaaaaagtgAAATCCATGCCGCTTGTGGTGCATACTTAAATGTATAGGGGAGCtgttttcttgaataacCTTGAACTTTCATCGCTTTGGTCAAGAATATATGATTTAAAGATATGGAGCACCAGCCTAGAAGTAAGTTAGAAGACGTAATGTTCTGGAACCACAGAAACACAGTCGATGAACTTGACGAACTTGACATGTATGCCAACGGAATAAACAAAGACACAGCTATAACTCCAAAATACGGAAGCCCTTGTTTGTTTGTTTTAAGAAATATGCTTGGAGCTTGTTTCTTAGAGGCCAAGGCGAAAAGCGATCTTGAGCcttgaataattgataaatttgctGCAGAGAAAGCAGAAGTCAAAACAACAGCATTTATAACGTGTGGTAATCCTTTTATTCCTGCTCTTTTAATGGCAATAACAAAAGGAGAACCAGCTGCATTACCCGTTGGTGATACTATTTCTGAATTTTTCGAAGAAAGTACTAATGTTAAAACAAATACTGTTAAAAAATATAAGGTAAAAACACGGACAACTAAAGTTTGGTTAGTATTAAGCATATGAAACACCTCTGGTTCCGTATTAAACCCTTTGAATTATACGCACGAATTCGTTTTGCAGCTGTAAAAATGCTTCGACGAGGATGTTCTGTTTCACCCCCATACAAGCTAATGGTTTGAATTCCTCCATAAGAATAAACTACTCCAGAAACACATTTCCAAAATGCAAGGAATCGACCCAATGAACCTGTAGTATAATATTCATTCCAAGGAGTTTCTTTCCAATATCGAAAACCTAATCTTTCCTTTCCTTTGATACCACCTAAGTCAATAATCAAGCATGTGAGGAACAACCCAACgattaataaaattttaagaATTCCGAGGTAAAATTCAACCTCACCATAGAATCTTACGCTATATGAATTTGTAGCAATAATTATAATGCCAAATATAGAAATCCATAGAGCTGAATTAATGTCTGTCCAATACGTCATAACAACTGCCGTTGCTGCTAACTCAGATGGGACAATGGCGGCATAAATGTTAATCCAACCTAAAGCAAAACCTAAAGCCTCGTCAATAAAATGTTCTGATTGTCTGACATAGGATCCAGTAATGGGCATTAAAGTAGACACCTCGGCATTCGCCATTTGATTTAGACCAACAACAAAGgcaacaaaaatatatgcTACAAACATACCCACATTTCCTCTAAAAATTGGCCAGTTAGTAATCAACTTATAAATTAGAAGTAATGGAATTTTCTTAATACATACGCAAGTGCTAATGTACTTCCAGAAGATAAAAACAATCCTGTACCAAAGATACCAACCAAAGCTAACATTTGAATATGTCTTTGTTTCAAGCCTCTGGTCAAGTTGGTTTCGGTTTTAAAAACAACATTGGAATAATCAGGGTCTTCTACTGTTTGCTCATGGTACACATCTTTCTTATCTTGCTTCAAAAACagattttgatgattatCATCATTCGGGCCGATAACTATAACTTCGCTTGAAGGATTAGTCATTTTGAATTCACAAagttatataattaaatatcAGATTGTCAATTAATTGGATTTATATAAGTTTTATTGAGGCTGATTACATGCTATACAGCCACATTTAAAACATCTGAAAAATACACAGCATGAAAAACAATCATgattaatttttaataggtgaagataaaatcaaaacaagATTCTATAAGAAAATAGAATGATTGTAAAATATAGTGaattaatatatctatGACTAAAATACTTGAAGATAAAGGtttcaaattaaaataaGAGATCTTAAATTGTCATATAATATCTTTCGGAACAATATATCTCACATAGACATACAATTGCTCCAGATTTTGCGCAATTTCGCAGCCACAATGATCTAGTTTTATTTCGTTTGACATcaactttaataattcttgtttgaTAGTTAAGTTTAATTCAGATGAAAGACACAATTCCAATAGtttcatttaaattatactaaattatatatttacctaattaatttaatccTAATGCCTCTCTCTGAGATCTCGATTCAGAATCAAAATATGGGACCTCAGCTAAGGATGAAACTCTTGTTCCATGTCTGGCCTCTTTTCCTTCATGATCCCAAATAGCAAAATGTTGGGAGACTCTATTGTCCCACAAAGCAGAAGTACCTAAACCATCTATCGTTGGTTTCCAATTGAATCTGACCTGaatatccaaatttttctCGAAGACTTCAAACAAGTACTCTAAAATAACCTTGCTTTCTTCTGGCTCTAAACCAACAATTCTTCTCGTCATAGAACGGTTAACAAATAAAGATTTCCAACCAGTGGCAGGATGTGTTCTAATAATTGGATGTTCTCTTTCAATGTTTGCACTTCCCCTTAATGGATTTTCCCGATCtacatatttatttgcaGAAATATAGACAGCATTTTTACCCTCCAAGAATTTCTGAAAAGCAGGAGACAATTTATCATATGCAGCATAACCAGACGACCAAACAGTATCACCACCGACGCCAGGAATGGCATCATTATGTAAATGCGTAATTCCTGGTGGTTGTAATTCATGGGTTAAATCTGTGTGCCAGATACTAGTTCCTTGCCCGATAGCAttcttaaaattaatatctAAACCATTTCTCCTAAACAAGTCCTGCCAGATAACAGTAATGCCATGAAGTCCAGGAACATGAACTTGTTGAGCATGTTTTTCAACTGTTCCCCAATAGCTTCCCAACTCAAGCTGTTTCTGAGGAGATAAATCTTGGTCCCTGAAAAAGACTACTACTCTTTCAGCAATCAATAACGCTAACTCATCTTTTTGTTGGTCATTTAAATCCTTCAATTGTAAGCCAATTATCTCTGTACCAATATGCTTGGTTAAATCCCTAACTTCTTTAGCAGCACCAAATAACGCCCTTTTTTCAGGATCAGCATCTTTCCCTCTTTCGATGTAAGGTGTTTCTGAATTTCTTATAGCTTCTGCTTGATCAAGAAAGATTGGGATATCTTCTGTAGGTGGTCTTTCTGGATATCCCTGTGACAAATCAATTCCAGCCTTTTCTAATCTAGTTCTTGTTGTGCTTGGCAAGTGTTCAACCCATGAATCAGCAAAACCACCTTTATATGATGATCTTACATCACGTTTTTTGCTACTTGTATTCAAGCGAGCAATATTTAGAACAGCTTCTTCTAAATCAAAGTTTGTTGAATTGGGTCTTAATACTTCTGCGGTAGGTGCCATTATTTACTTCTGGTTTTCAGGGTTaacaatatattgaaaacgATTCTCAATCAGTATCTTTATAGTATTGGGAGAttagtaataaataaatttaatgtGTTCACTGTGGCTGGATTATTAATACTGACTCATGCATGAAAGATAATGCATGGTtttataatgaaaaatatgcCTCTTATTTACCTGTGGCatattaattcaatttgaaacCCTATGCCGAATATGGAATAGTATTTCTCGATATGTACCAATTTTGTTCAATAGGCATGGCTTCGGACTCTAGAGAGGTGGTGCTTAGAAAATCTTATACAACctataatgaaattgatagaGAAGTATTGAGGCCATAAATAGGCAAGCTTCTCATCCATTATCTTAATCTTAAAGTGCTTTGTAATCTAAATAGAAACTATTTGAAGTGTGGATCATAATTTATACATTTGATATCAACCTTGCGAAACTTGCTTTCGCAGCCATGTTTACAAGACTATAACCACAGTTATCATATGCAtacattcaaaataatcaatggTCGTAAGTTTCCTTGCACAAAATATCGAAGAGGTATGAAATCTAACAAGAGTTCTGACTTAATTATGTTAAGGATAATTGTAAAAATTACAAGTATAATTTGAAACGTTCGAAATGGAGCATATTCTAATATCTATATCTATATATCTAAACTCTcgattaaaaatattaaacaTTAAAATGTATCAtgtttttttttcactttATCCATTTTccaattatataaaactATCGAGAATCCTTGACTGTTTGGTCTTAATCAAGAACCATATCAAGGTCATCAATAGCATAcctttctttgattttttcatcCCTTCGGATAAAATGGACCGCAATACCGGTCATTACTAACCCAAAAGCACTTAAACACGCAGTATATGTAAATCCAATAAAATATCTGGGACTGTCATTGGTATTCCACACGAATATGGGGACAAATGCACCGGTAACATAAGCTAGTGTATTTGTACatacaacaacaaaatttctcttcatatcatcttcaaataataatctattAACCCAAGAAAAAATCTGAGGCTGTCCCCAAGACGTGGGCACTCCTACCAAAAAATAACTAAACCAATGAAGTCCTCGTGGAATATACCAGCCCGAAAGCAAAGAACACCcaattaataaacaaaaaaaataggCAAAAACGAAATAATGGTTCTTTTTACCTCCAATGAAATCTGCAAAATATGATATTATAATAGCAACTGCGATACCGACACCCGAAATAACTGCAGGCATTCGATTATATACCTCTTGAGGTTCTTTTAAGGCTAATTTCATCCACCCTTCGAAAGTAGGCTGACCTATCGCAGCACAACTGTTATTATAAGCAAGGAATACTAATGGAAAGACGTATATGTGCCAAGTATTAAAGAAACTTTTAACCTTTTTCCAAGTATATTTTCCACGGGTATTAAGCTGTGCTCcgattcttcttcttctttccaaGGCAActaatttatcatcatttgtCCAGTACCATGCATTTGTGGTTGAAGGTGTATTAGGATCGACAAACATTGTATATATTCCAATCGGGAAGGAAATTACTGCATCAAATACGAACATCCATTTGAAAGGAGGCAAGCTACTAGCTGAaaagttattcaaaatggtACTTTGTAAAGGACCAGAAACCAATCCAGAGGCAACTCCAGCAACAGCAAAAAAAGTTGAACGTTTactcaattcttctttaccGTACCATGAACCAACTAAGTATTCCAAACCAGGGAAATAACCAGATTCAGTTAGACCTACAAAAAACCTAATAGCATATAATCCATTCAAAGACTTACAAGTAATCATCAAAACCGTTAAAATAGCCCAAATAATTTCTAAACCACCCAAGTAATAACGAGCACTGATgcgatgaagaattaaattcGATGGGATTTGTCCAATAATATAGCCCACTGTCCACAAAGTATTAAGGTAGTTATATTGATTCTGATtcatattataatattcatCCATACCATTAATATACGCTGTCTTAACATTAGAGGCATTCAACTGCTTGATAAAATAGCCCAACATGGAAGAActtatcaagaagaaatccaatttcatcaagaaCTTCTTTTCCGTTGGATGTTTGTCAACAGAATCCCATAAAAATAACTTCAACTTGTaccattttgaattttttctaTAAAATTTCTCTTCCTCGGATAAGTTTAAACTTAAGTCAATGTACGGtgtatcatcatcatcattcgAATCAGAAGGAGCAATACCTCTTTCATTAACTATTTCAGTGGTTTTCTTAGGTGATGACTCAACCAGATCGTAGTTGTTATTTTTAACATCATTCTCTTTGATGTCAAAAGATTTTTGCGCTGTTTCAGGCATAACTTAGAAGTTGTATATTGTCTCAAGGATTTTATGGTCAGATAATAGACATTCAACCTCCTTTAATAGAAATCAATTCAGTATATTTCTCTGAACGTAGACCTGAATTAAAGTTTGCTCATGCATTAAAAGACTATGACACCATCTAAGTGCGTATTATTAGGTACTTTTATCATAGTATTACTACGAGGTGTGACAGGATTATTGTGGATAGATGTGGATGCAAAAGCTGTGGAAGTAGCATTAATTGAGCTGTGGTTTTGACATGCTTATTGTTTAGCGCACTAACACTAATTCTTATCTTCGCATTGAGGGAAAAACGTCAGATT harbors:
- a CDS encoding DEHA2E01210p (weakly similar to uniprot|P39709 Saccharomyces cerevisiae YAL067C SEO1 Putative permease member of the allantoate transporter subfamily of the major facilitator superfamily), coding for MPETAQKSFDIKENDVKNNNYDSVESSPKKTTEIVNERGIAPSDSNDDDDTPYIDLSLNLSEEEKFYRKNSKWYKLKLFLWDSVDKHPTEKKFLMKLDFFLISSSMLGYFIKQLNASNVKTAYINGMDEYYNMNQNQYNYLNTLWTVGYIIGQIPSNLILHRISARYYLGGLEIIWAILTVLMITCKSLNGLYAIRFFVGLTESGYFPGLEYLVGSWYGKEELSKRSTFFAVAGVASGLVSGPLQSTILNNFSASSLPPFKWMFVFDAVISFPIGIYTMFVDPNTPSTTNAWYWTNDDKLVALERRRRIGAQLNTRGKYTWKKVKSFFNTWHIYVFPLVFLAYNNSCAAIGQPTFEGWMKLALKEPQEVYNRMPAVISGVGIAVAIIISYFADFIGGKKNHYFVFAYFFCLLIGCSLLSGWYIPRGLHWFSYFLVGVPTSWGQPQIFSWVNRLLFEDDMKRNFVVVCTNTLAYVTGAFVPIFVWNTNDSPRYFIGFTYTACLSAFGLVMTGIAVHFIRRDEKIKERYAIDDLDMVLD
- a CDS encoding DEHA2E01188p (similar to uniprot|Q5KKQ7 Cryptococcus neoformans var CNC02180 Sulfonate dioxygenase putative), which codes for MAPTAEVLRPNSTNFDLEEAVLNIARLNTSSKKRDVRSSYKGGFADSWVEHLPSTTRTRLEKAGIDLSQGYPERPPTEDIPIFLDQAEAIRNSETPYIERGKDADPEKRALFGAAKEVRDLTKHIGTEIIGLQLKDLNDQQKDELALLIAERVVVFFRDQDLSPQKQLELGSYWGTVEKHAQQVHVPGLHGITVIWQDLFRRNGLDINFKNAIGQGTSIWHTDLTHELQPPGITHLHNDAIPGVGGDTVWSSGYAAYDKLSPAFQKFLEGKNAVYISANKYVDRENPLRGSANIEREHPIIRTHPATGWKSLFVNRSMTRRIVGLEPEESKVILEYLFEVFEKNLDIQVRFNWKPTIDGLGTSALWDNRVSQHFAIWDHEGKEARHGTRVSSLAEVPYFDSESRSQREALGLN